Proteins from one Bactrocera neohumeralis isolate Rockhampton chromosome 3, APGP_CSIRO_Bneo_wtdbg2-racon-allhic-juicebox.fasta_v2, whole genome shotgun sequence genomic window:
- the LOC126753819 gene encoding FMR1-interacting protein NUFIP1 isoform X1 → MDNSQKFVLPSPNFHKKMESPLTVRPHFLTPSGMTLHARHQPPPMYGKRGPTYPSKYLQTANKNKFIKVEAAQTEAVEPEYCEACDMELQSNDDLRLHKLQHEKCPVDNCNYRGHPSVMDKHVATLHSSGLFDKFKKLSSPEEIAAWREERKRKYPTLENSLMRQRAREQREKRGERLEAHNSRFGKQEDRKRAQKSHCSETNQIKHNQQQKLKGQNGIEKRKRNNNKRRKKEEVKKLEEKKQNDVIANIKSARNAVVEENIQENDISCDDIMMFKGTSKLANYHHVKPKKPKETNILSSLLGMYGSDEDSENDYSNNEMDDNDTDNLIDDKLNKTIGTDTCARDNGLLINPIGKSPPLLPVKSLNVEKLEDTESGNFARLNCHKPLENIDIVTNSDTTEETVIVTEKSENVSDNSVDTVQSLKPQNADLLCSDDEAPEEAPIARSTDLPICTKSSQQNVRRNNGASNDNNQQSTNRIKKADQVTRINKQQSGLDYRKARLRKQNTLLEKLLEPDIRHERNVLLQCVRYVCENNFFGIGEKKLN, encoded by the exons AAATACCTTCAAacggcaaataaaaataaa TTTATTAAAGTAGAGGCTGCGCAAACCGAAGCTGTTGAGCCTGAATATTGCGAAGCTTGCGACATGGAGTTACAGTCCAATGATGATCTACGACTACACAAATTACAACATGAGAAATGTCCAGTAGATAATTGTAACTATCGAGGACATCCATCAGTAATGGACAAACACGTTGCAACACTTCACAGTTCTGGTTTATTTGACAAATTCAAAAAGCTTAGCTCGCCTGAGGAAATTGCTGCTTGGCGTGAAGAACGGAAAAGAAA atATCCCACATTAGAAAACTCTTTAATGAGGCAACGTGCTAGGGAGCAGCGTGAGAAGCGTGGTGAACGCCTTGAAGCCCATAATAGTCGGTTTGGAAAGCAAGAGGATCGTAAACGGGCGCAAAAAAGTCATTGCTCTGAAACGAATCAAATAAAACACAATcagcaacaaaaactaaaaggTCAGAATGGTATTGAAAAAAGGAAACGCAATAATAATAAACGCCGTAAAAAGGAAGAAGTTAAAAAACTCGAGGAGAAAAAGCAAAATGATGTCATAGCAAATATAAAATCAGCAAGAAATGCAGTTGTGGAAGAAAATATCCAAGAAAACGATATAAGTTGCGATGATATTATGATGTTTAAAGGAACAAGTAAATTGGCCAATTATCACCACGTTAAGCCGAAAAaaccgaaagaaacgaacataTTGAGCAGCCTACTTGGAATGTATGGATCGGATGAAGATTCTGAGAATGACTACAGCAATAATGAAATGGATGATAATGACACAGATAATTTAATTGACGAcaaattaaataagacaattGGTACTGATACATGTGCGAGGGATAATGGACTGTTAATAAATCCTATAGGAAAATCTCCACCTCTACTCCCAGTAAAATCGCTGAATGTTGAAAAATTAGAAGACACAGAATCAGGAAATTTCGCGAGGCTAAACTGCCATAAGCCTTTGGAAAACATCGATATAGTGACTAATTCCGATACAACTGAAGAAACCGTCATCGTAACagaaaaaagcgaaaatgttAGCGATAATTCGGTTGATACTGTTCAAAGCTTGAAGCCACAAAATGCAGATTTACTCTGTTCAGATGATGAAGCACCGGAGGAAGCGCCAATAGCTCGCTCAACTGATCTGCCGATCTGTACGAAATCTTCACAACAAAATGTGCGAAGAAATAATGGAGCAAGTAATGATAATAATCAGCAATCCACTAACAGAATTAAAAAAGCGGATCAAGTAACTAGAATTAATAAGCAACAATCTGGGCTAGATTATCGAAAAGCACGTTTGCGGAAACAAAACACATTGTTGGAAAAACTACTAGAGCCGGACATTCGGCACGAACGAAATGTGCTATTACAATGCGTGCGTTATGTTTGCGAAAATAACTTTTTCGGTATAGgcgaaaaaaagttaaactga
- the LOC126753819 gene encoding FMR1-interacting protein NUFIP1 isoform X2 gives MELQSNDDLRLHKLQHEKCPVDNCNYRGHPSVMDKHVATLHSSGLFDKFKKLSSPEEIAAWREERKRKYPTLENSLMRQRAREQREKRGERLEAHNSRFGKQEDRKRAQKSHCSETNQIKHNQQQKLKGQNGIEKRKRNNNKRRKKEEVKKLEEKKQNDVIANIKSARNAVVEENIQENDISCDDIMMFKGTSKLANYHHVKPKKPKETNILSSLLGMYGSDEDSENDYSNNEMDDNDTDNLIDDKLNKTIGTDTCARDNGLLINPIGKSPPLLPVKSLNVEKLEDTESGNFARLNCHKPLENIDIVTNSDTTEETVIVTEKSENVSDNSVDTVQSLKPQNADLLCSDDEAPEEAPIARSTDLPICTKSSQQNVRRNNGASNDNNQQSTNRIKKADQVTRINKQQSGLDYRKARLRKQNTLLEKLLEPDIRHERNVLLQCVRYVCENNFFGIGEKKLN, from the exons ATGGAGTTACAGTCCAATGATGATCTACGACTACACAAATTACAACATGAGAAATGTCCAGTAGATAATTGTAACTATCGAGGACATCCATCAGTAATGGACAAACACGTTGCAACACTTCACAGTTCTGGTTTATTTGACAAATTCAAAAAGCTTAGCTCGCCTGAGGAAATTGCTGCTTGGCGTGAAGAACGGAAAAGAAA atATCCCACATTAGAAAACTCTTTAATGAGGCAACGTGCTAGGGAGCAGCGTGAGAAGCGTGGTGAACGCCTTGAAGCCCATAATAGTCGGTTTGGAAAGCAAGAGGATCGTAAACGGGCGCAAAAAAGTCATTGCTCTGAAACGAATCAAATAAAACACAATcagcaacaaaaactaaaaggTCAGAATGGTATTGAAAAAAGGAAACGCAATAATAATAAACGCCGTAAAAAGGAAGAAGTTAAAAAACTCGAGGAGAAAAAGCAAAATGATGTCATAGCAAATATAAAATCAGCAAGAAATGCAGTTGTGGAAGAAAATATCCAAGAAAACGATATAAGTTGCGATGATATTATGATGTTTAAAGGAACAAGTAAATTGGCCAATTATCACCACGTTAAGCCGAAAAaaccgaaagaaacgaacataTTGAGCAGCCTACTTGGAATGTATGGATCGGATGAAGATTCTGAGAATGACTACAGCAATAATGAAATGGATGATAATGACACAGATAATTTAATTGACGAcaaattaaataagacaattGGTACTGATACATGTGCGAGGGATAATGGACTGTTAATAAATCCTATAGGAAAATCTCCACCTCTACTCCCAGTAAAATCGCTGAATGTTGAAAAATTAGAAGACACAGAATCAGGAAATTTCGCGAGGCTAAACTGCCATAAGCCTTTGGAAAACATCGATATAGTGACTAATTCCGATACAACTGAAGAAACCGTCATCGTAACagaaaaaagcgaaaatgttAGCGATAATTCGGTTGATACTGTTCAAAGCTTGAAGCCACAAAATGCAGATTTACTCTGTTCAGATGATGAAGCACCGGAGGAAGCGCCAATAGCTCGCTCAACTGATCTGCCGATCTGTACGAAATCTTCACAACAAAATGTGCGAAGAAATAATGGAGCAAGTAATGATAATAATCAGCAATCCACTAACAGAATTAAAAAAGCGGATCAAGTAACTAGAATTAATAAGCAACAATCTGGGCTAGATTATCGAAAAGCACGTTTGCGGAAACAAAACACATTGTTGGAAAAACTACTAGAGCCGGACATTCGGCACGAACGAAATGTGCTATTACAATGCGTGCGTTATGTTTGCGAAAATAACTTTTTCGGTATAGgcgaaaaaaagttaaactga
- the LOC126753822 gene encoding mediator of RNA polymerase II transcription subunit 11, with protein MAHNPLDKIHALDEIEQEIITCLQSAGQALQELSKEKSSQKSAETQTQQFIKSLSNVESKLSEQINYLTQVSTGQPHEGSGYASAKVLQMAWHRIQHARSRVRELEESKAKYTHAARQQQQQRQQQHAQQLAQQQQQMAQQQLQQSHDNSINPGMSNAGATQMGQQAPN; from the exons ATGGCACATAATCCCTTAGATAAAATACACGCATTAGATGAAATAGAACAAGAAATTATAACGTGTCTACAAAGTGcag GTCAGGCGTTGCAGGAACTCAGCAAGGAAAAATCCTCGCAGAAAAGTGCTGAAACCCAAACGCAACAATTTATCAAATCTTTATCCAATGTAGAATCAAAGTTAAGcgagcaaataaattatttaacacaAGTCTCCACGGGACAGCCGCATGAAGGTTCTGGATATGCCTCTGCTAAAGTTCTACAAATGGCATGGCATAGAATACAACATGCACGCTCTAGAGTGCGTGAGCTAGAAGAATCTAAA gcgAAATATACCCATGCTGctcgacaacaacagcaacagcggcaacaacaacatgcacagCAGTTagcgcagcaacagcaacaaatggCTCAGCAACAGCTTCAGCAAAGTCACGACAATTCTATTAATCCAGGAATGTCTAACGCTGGAGCAACACAAATGGGGCAACAAGCTCCAAATTAA